A single region of the Kryptolebias marmoratus isolate JLee-2015 linkage group LG10, ASM164957v2, whole genome shotgun sequence genome encodes:
- the iars2 gene encoding isoleucine--tRNA ligase, mitochondrial isoform X2 codes for MLLCRVSAVSQTLARWGRRSHREGGLLLSRAVSVSSGRCLGVSPGEGNAQPSEEGSAQTLYRDTVLLPRTEFPMKLTGQKLLDRELQIQQECGFAELYSWQRERKAKKEFCLHDGPPYANGDPHVGHALNKILKDIRNRFEMLRGRQVHYIPGWDCHGLPIELKALGQLGTSGLSPLQIRQKAREFAEGAIARQKAAFQRWGVMADWEQCYYTFDGAYEAAQLKVFQEMHSKGLIYQDYKPVFWSPSSRTALAEAELEYNPEHVSRAIFATFPLITLPPKVASEEGLENVSVLVWTTQPWTIPTNQAVCYMPNAQYSVVKRADSSQLLLVATERTASLASLLGTELHSVGTFTGSQLEGGICKHPTVPDKQVPLLPANHVTMTKGTGLVHTAPAHGMDDYNVASHFKLPVECMVDEDGRFTELAGPELQSLSVMTEGSDKVISMLKESGSLVLEEQCVHSYPYDWRTKQPVVIRPSKQWFINTVSLKDKAKEALQKVRILPESARGSLLAMLDRRTYWCISRQRSWGVPIPVFYHKETGEPLMDKYTVTHIAKLFKEKGSNCWWELPIEALLPPEVLKKSKAGPVSDYVRGEDVLDIWFDSGASWAAVLEESDSKADAYVEGKDQLGGWFQSSLLTSVAVKNKAPYKSLVVHGFAISEKGEKMSKSLGNVVDPDEVINGSKDGSVPAYGADVLRWWVAESNVFSEVQIGPTALNSARDSISKLRNTLRFLLGNLQGFDPQVQAVDPQQMYYIDQYMLHLLREYSMKVTDAYSEFDAGRVVRILQAFITRDLSSFYFSIVKDRLYCDPEDSLGRRSCQTALEEILDGVTRSVAPILPHLAEEVYLHAPGHAKEETLFKSGWIKSSSVWRRPGLEEVVEGACAIRDSFLSLIHGKNASQYDLTIAIEPGLLFELMESLQEEPTSTTSQLAELMMAARVNLTSELPRDLHPDALVNHGTFLINLEGGVIREDSPYSIAVTPTSAARCPRCRRHTAESADCLCPRCQTMISQAH; via the exons ATGCTGCTGTGCCGGGTGTCAGCCGTGAGCCAGACGCTGGCGAGATGGGGACGGAGGTCACACCGGGAAGGGGGCCTCCTCCTCAGCCGCGCCGTCTCCGTCAGCTCCGGTCGTTGTCTGGGTGTCAGTCCAGGAGAAGGCAACGCTCAGCCCTCGGAGGAAGGCTCCGCTCAGACTCTGTACCGAGACACAGTGCTCCTTCCCCGGACAGAGTTCCCGATGAAACTGACCGGACAGAAGCTTCTGGACCGAGAACTGCAGATACAGCAG GAATGTGGTTTTGCTGAGCTGTACTCATGGCAGAGAGAAAGGAAGGCCAAGAAAGAGTTCTGTCTTCACGACGGACCCCCATATGCCAATGGAGACCCTCATGTTGGACATGCACTGAATAAG attCTGAAAGACATCCGGAACCGTTTTGAGATGCTAAGGGGACGTCAGGTCCACTACATCCCAGGCTGGGACTGCCACGGCCTGCCCATTGAGCTGAAAGCTCTGGGACAGCTGGGCACCAGTGGCCTCAGTCCGCTGCAGATAAGACAGAAAG CTCGGGAGTTTGCAGAGGGGGCGATAGCTCGGCAGAAGGCTGCCTTTCAGCGCTGGGGGGTAATGGCTGACTGGGAGCAGTGCTACTACACGTTTGATGGGGCTTATGAGGCAGCTCAGTTAAAAGTCTTCCAGGAGATGCACAGCAAG GGTCTCATATACCAGGACTACAAACCCGTCTTCTGGTCTCCTTCATCGAG GACAGCCCTGGCTGAGGCAGAGCTGGAGTATAACCCAGAACATGTCAGCAGAGCCATTTTCGCCACGTTTCCTTTGATAACGCTGCCGCCCAAGGTAGCATCAGAAGAAG GTCTGGAGAACGTCTCTGTGTTGGTTTGGACCACCCAACCTTGGACCATTCCTACCAATCAGGCTGTTTGCTACATGCCCAATGCCCA gtACTCGGTGGTGAAGAGGGCAGACAgttctcagctgctgctggtagCGACTGAGCGCACGGCCAGCCTGGCGTCACTGCTGGGCACAGAGCTGCACAGCGTCGGCACGTTCACAG GCTCCCAACTTGAAGGCGGGATATGCAAACATCCCACAGTTCCTGACAAGCAAGTGCCGTTATTGCCTGCCAATCATGTGACCATGACAAAAGGAACAGGATTGGTCCACACGGCTCCAGCTCACGGCATGGATGATTACAATGTGGCGTCACACTTTAAACTGCCTGTg gaGTGCATGGTGGATGAAGATGGCAGGTTTACGGAGCTGGCAGGACCTGAGCTGCAGAGCCTGTCTGTGATGACTGAAGGAAGTGATAAAG TGATTTCCATGCTGAAGGAGAGCGGTTCTCTGGTGCTGGAGGAGCAGTGTGTCCACAGTTATCCGTACGACTGGAGAACCAAGCAGCCAGTAGTCATCAGGCCCAGTAAACAGTGGTTCATCAACACAGTCTCACTCAAAGACAAAGCCAAG GAGGCACTGCAGAAAGTGCGTATTCTGCCCGAGTCAGCAAGAGGCAGCCTGCTGGCCATGCTGGACAGGCGGACATATTGGTGCATCTCCAGACAGAGAAGCTGGGGGGTCCCGATCCCTGTCTTCTACCATAAAGAGACTGGAGAACCTCTCATGGACAA ATACACAGTGACCCACATAGCAAAACTCTTCAAAGAAAAAGGCAGCAACTGTTGGTGGGAGCTTCCCATTGAGGCTTTGCTGCCCCCAGAAGTCCTAAAGAAG aGTAAAGCAGGACCGGTGAGCGACTACGTTCGAGGAGAAGATGTTTTAGACATCTGGTTTGACAGTGGAGCATCATGGGCCGCTGTACTCGAAG AGTCAGACTCCAAAGCGGATGCTTACGTGGAAGGGAAGGACCAACTTGGGGGTTGGTTTCAGTCGTCACTTCTCACCAGCGTAGCAGTCAAGAACAAGGCACCTTATAA GTCTCTGGTGGTCCATGGCTTTGCGATCAGTGAGAAGGGAGAGAAAATGTCCAAGTCTCTGGGAAACGTTGTGGATCCTGATGAAGTTATCAACGGATCCAAG GACGGCAGTGTACCGGCTTACGGGGCAGATGTGCTTCGTTGGTGGGTGGCAGAATCAAACGTCTTCTCTGAGGTCCAGATTGGGCCAACTGCCCTGAACTCAGCCCGGGACAGCATCAGTAAG TTGAGAAACACTCTCCGGTTCCTGCTTGGAAACCTGCAGGGCTTCGACCCCCAAGTTCAAGCTGTGGACCCCCAACAGATGTACTACATTGATCAGTACATGCTGCACCTGCTCCGCGAGTACAGCATGAAG gtgaCAGATGCTTACAGTGAGTTTGATGCTGGCAGAGTCGTTCGTATCCTCCAAGCCTTCATCACCAGAGACCTCTCCAGCTTTTACTTCAGCATTGTTAAAGACAG GCTGTACTGTGATCCAGAGGACTCATTGGGAAGAAGATCGTGTCAAACTGCGTTAGAGGAAATTCTGGATGGTGTGACCCGATCCGTCGCTCCCATCCTGCCACATCTGGCAGAAGAGGTTTATCTGCACGCGCCAGGACACGCCA AAGAAgagactttatttaaaagtggGTGGATCAAAAGCAGCTCAGTGTGGCGACGACCAGGATTAGAGGAGGTTGTGGAAGGGGCTTGTGCCATCAGGGACTCCTTCCTGTCTTTGATTCATGGAAAAAACGCCAGCCAGTATGACCTCACGATCGCCATTGAACCTGGTCTTCTGTTTGAGCTCATGGAG TCCCTCCAAGAAGAGCCCACCTCCACCACTTCCCAGCTAGCAGAGCTAATGATGGCAGCACGGGTCAACCTGACCAGCGAACTGCCCCGGGATCTGCACCCAGACGCCCTGGTGAACCACGGAACCTTCCTTATTAACCTTGAAG gtgGTGTTATTCGTGAGGACAGCCCCTACAGTATTGCCGTGACGCCCACCTCTGCTGCTCGCTGCCCACGATGTCGCCGCCACACAGCAGAGTCCGCAGACTGCCTCTGCCCACGCTGCCAAACCATGATCTCACAGGCTCACTGA
- the qrsl1 gene encoding glutamyl-tRNA(Gln) amidotransferase subunit A, mitochondrial, which produces MLSLTLKEVSQAFREGRISPTELCKKCLNRIQRTQHLNAFITVTQELSLKQAQQSEIRLSQGVPKGPLDGIPFAVKDNFCTENVKTTCASRMLKDYTPPYNATVVQKLLDQGAVLMGKTNMDEFAMGAGSVDGTFGPVRNPWSYAAPYRAQTGASSDSDWVVSGGSSGGSAVAVASLTSYLALGSDTGGSTRNPGALCGVVALKPSYGLLSRHGLIPLVNSMDVPGIITRSVSDGATVLGVLQGLDIRDSTTVPAPSSLTDLPEDFDIRNICVGIPKEYHAPGLSEETVVQWSRVADLFERAGARVEQVSLPHTQYSIVCYHVLCNTEVASNMARFDGLEYGHRSTMDSSTEVMYASTRHEGFNDVVRSRILSGNYFLLKQNYDNYFVKAQKVRRLITDDFRRVFTSGVDVLLTPTTLTDAARYLDFTQEDNRTRSAQEDVFTQPANMAGLPAVSLPVALSRRGLPIGLQLIGPALEDKKLLCVAQWVEQRVAFPSISDCGDIQESRKDTGMTEREQTSAV; this is translated from the exons aTGCTCAGCCTAACTTTGAAGGAG GTGTCCCAGGCCTTCAGGGAAGGCAGGATCTCCCCGACAGAGCTGTGTAAAAAGTGTCTGAATCGCATCCAGAGAACCCAGCATCTTAACGCTTTCATCACTGTGACACAGGAGCTGTCTCTGAAACAGGCTCAACAGTCCGAAATCAGGCTGAGCCAAG GTGTCCCCAAAGGGCCCCTGGATGGAATCCCCTTTGCAGTGAAGGACAACTTCTGCACTGAGAATGTCAAGACCACGTGTGCCTCAAGGATGCTAAAAG ATTACACTCCACCATACAATGCTACAGTGGTACAGAAACTCCTGGACCAAGGGGCGGTTCTGATGGGGAAGACAAACATGGATGAGTTTGCAATGGG tgcAGGCAGTGTTGATGGGACTTTTGGTCCAGTCAGGAACCCGTGGAGTTACGCTGCTCCCTACAGAGCACAAACGGGGGCATCGTCTGATTCTGACTGGGTCGTTAGTGGAGGAAGTTCAGGCGGAAGTGCCGTAGCTGTGGCCTCACTCACCAGCTACCT GGCTCTGGGTTCAGACACAGGTGGTTCAACCCGTAATCCCGGAGCATTGTGTGGTGTTGTGGCACTGAAGCCCTCTTATGGACTTCTGTCGAGACACGGTCTCATCCCTTTGGTCAATTCCATGGATGTCCCTGGAATAATTACTCGCAGTGTCAGTGATGGAGCTACTGTCTTAG GTGTCCTCCAAGGCCTTGATATTAGAGACTCAACCACAGTTCCTGCTCCGTCGTCACTAACGGACCTTCCTGAAGACTTTGACATTAGGAACATCTGTGTAGGCATCCCTAAG GAGTACCATGCCCCCGGCCTGTCAGAGGAAACTGTAGTGCAGTGGAGTCGTGTAGCAGATTTGTTTGAGAGAGCTGGGGCCCGGGTGGAGCAAGTTTCCCTCCCACACACGCAGTACTCCATCGTGTGCTACCACGTCCTGTGCAACACTGAGGTGGCGTCCAACATGGCCCGTTTTGACGGGCTGGAATACG GCCACCGGAGCACCATGGACAGCTCAACTGAGGTCATGTATGCCTCGACCCGACATGAGGGCTTCAATGATGTTGTCAGAAGCAGGATACTTTCAGGGAACTACTTCCTGCTCAAACA GAACTATGATAACTACTTTGTAAAGGCCCAGAAAGTGCGTCGGCTTATCACGGACGACTTCAGGCGAGTGTTCACGTCAGGTGTCGATGTGCTGCTGACACCCACTACGCTGACTGATGCAGCTCGTTACCTTGACTTCACACAGGAAGACAACCGCACACGCAGCGCGCAGGAAGATGTCTTCACTCAGCCCGCCAACATGGCAG gtCTTCCTGCTGTGTCACTACCAGTTGCGTTATCAAGACGGGGCCTTCCTATTGGCTTACAGCTCATAGGTCCAGCCCTGGAGGACAAGAAGCTGCTTTGTGTCGCTCAGTGGGTCGAACAGAGGGTGGCCTTCCCATCCATTAGTGACTGTGGCGACATACAGGAGAGCAGGAAGGACACAGGAATGACCGAAAGGGAGCAAACTTCTGCTGTTTGA
- the iars2 gene encoding isoleucine--tRNA ligase, mitochondrial isoform X1, which translates to MLLCRVSAVSQTLARWGRRSHREGGLLLSRAVSVSSGRCLGVSPGEGNAQPSEEGSAQTLYRDTVLLPRTEFPMKLTGQKLLDRELQIQQECGFAELYSWQRERKAKKEFCLHDGPPYANGDPHVGHALNKILKDIRNRFEMLRGRQVHYIPGWDCHGLPIELKALGQLGTSGLSPLQIRQKAREFAEGAIARQKAAFQRWGVMADWEQCYYTFDGAYEAAQLKVFQEMHSKGLIYQDYKPVFWSPSSRTALAEAELEYNPEHVSRAIFATFPLITLPPKVASEEGLENVSVLVWTTQPWTIPTNQAVCYMPNAQYSVVKRADSSQLLLVATERTASLASLLGTELHSVGTFTGSQLEGGICKHPTVPDKQVPLLPANHVTMTKGTGLVHTAPAHGMDDYNVASHFKLPVECMVDEDGRFTELAGPELQSLSVMTEGSDKVISMLKESGSLVLEEQCVHSYPYDWRTKQPVVIRPSKQWFINTVSLKDKAKEALQKVRILPESARGSLLAMLDRRTYWCISRQRSWGVPIPVFYHKETGEPLMDKYTVTHIAKLFKEKGSNCWWELPIEALLPPEVLKKSKAGPVSDYVRGEDVLDIWFDSGASWAAVLEEEMEEGPEEPESRLSWLPTSLRKPLVTESDSKADAYVEGKDQLGGWFQSSLLTSVAVKNKAPYKSLVVHGFAISEKGEKMSKSLGNVVDPDEVINGSKDGSVPAYGADVLRWWVAESNVFSEVQIGPTALNSARDSISKLRNTLRFLLGNLQGFDPQVQAVDPQQMYYIDQYMLHLLREYSMKVTDAYSEFDAGRVVRILQAFITRDLSSFYFSIVKDRLYCDPEDSLGRRSCQTALEEILDGVTRSVAPILPHLAEEVYLHAPGHAKEETLFKSGWIKSSSVWRRPGLEEVVEGACAIRDSFLSLIHGKNASQYDLTIAIEPGLLFELMESLQEEPTSTTSQLAELMMAARVNLTSELPRDLHPDALVNHGTFLINLEGGVIREDSPYSIAVTPTSAARCPRCRRHTAESADCLCPRCQTMISQAH; encoded by the exons ATGCTGCTGTGCCGGGTGTCAGCCGTGAGCCAGACGCTGGCGAGATGGGGACGGAGGTCACACCGGGAAGGGGGCCTCCTCCTCAGCCGCGCCGTCTCCGTCAGCTCCGGTCGTTGTCTGGGTGTCAGTCCAGGAGAAGGCAACGCTCAGCCCTCGGAGGAAGGCTCCGCTCAGACTCTGTACCGAGACACAGTGCTCCTTCCCCGGACAGAGTTCCCGATGAAACTGACCGGACAGAAGCTTCTGGACCGAGAACTGCAGATACAGCAG GAATGTGGTTTTGCTGAGCTGTACTCATGGCAGAGAGAAAGGAAGGCCAAGAAAGAGTTCTGTCTTCACGACGGACCCCCATATGCCAATGGAGACCCTCATGTTGGACATGCACTGAATAAG attCTGAAAGACATCCGGAACCGTTTTGAGATGCTAAGGGGACGTCAGGTCCACTACATCCCAGGCTGGGACTGCCACGGCCTGCCCATTGAGCTGAAAGCTCTGGGACAGCTGGGCACCAGTGGCCTCAGTCCGCTGCAGATAAGACAGAAAG CTCGGGAGTTTGCAGAGGGGGCGATAGCTCGGCAGAAGGCTGCCTTTCAGCGCTGGGGGGTAATGGCTGACTGGGAGCAGTGCTACTACACGTTTGATGGGGCTTATGAGGCAGCTCAGTTAAAAGTCTTCCAGGAGATGCACAGCAAG GGTCTCATATACCAGGACTACAAACCCGTCTTCTGGTCTCCTTCATCGAG GACAGCCCTGGCTGAGGCAGAGCTGGAGTATAACCCAGAACATGTCAGCAGAGCCATTTTCGCCACGTTTCCTTTGATAACGCTGCCGCCCAAGGTAGCATCAGAAGAAG GTCTGGAGAACGTCTCTGTGTTGGTTTGGACCACCCAACCTTGGACCATTCCTACCAATCAGGCTGTTTGCTACATGCCCAATGCCCA gtACTCGGTGGTGAAGAGGGCAGACAgttctcagctgctgctggtagCGACTGAGCGCACGGCCAGCCTGGCGTCACTGCTGGGCACAGAGCTGCACAGCGTCGGCACGTTCACAG GCTCCCAACTTGAAGGCGGGATATGCAAACATCCCACAGTTCCTGACAAGCAAGTGCCGTTATTGCCTGCCAATCATGTGACCATGACAAAAGGAACAGGATTGGTCCACACGGCTCCAGCTCACGGCATGGATGATTACAATGTGGCGTCACACTTTAAACTGCCTGTg gaGTGCATGGTGGATGAAGATGGCAGGTTTACGGAGCTGGCAGGACCTGAGCTGCAGAGCCTGTCTGTGATGACTGAAGGAAGTGATAAAG TGATTTCCATGCTGAAGGAGAGCGGTTCTCTGGTGCTGGAGGAGCAGTGTGTCCACAGTTATCCGTACGACTGGAGAACCAAGCAGCCAGTAGTCATCAGGCCCAGTAAACAGTGGTTCATCAACACAGTCTCACTCAAAGACAAAGCCAAG GAGGCACTGCAGAAAGTGCGTATTCTGCCCGAGTCAGCAAGAGGCAGCCTGCTGGCCATGCTGGACAGGCGGACATATTGGTGCATCTCCAGACAGAGAAGCTGGGGGGTCCCGATCCCTGTCTTCTACCATAAAGAGACTGGAGAACCTCTCATGGACAA ATACACAGTGACCCACATAGCAAAACTCTTCAAAGAAAAAGGCAGCAACTGTTGGTGGGAGCTTCCCATTGAGGCTTTGCTGCCCCCAGAAGTCCTAAAGAAG aGTAAAGCAGGACCGGTGAGCGACTACGTTCGAGGAGAAGATGTTTTAGACATCTGGTTTGACAGTGGAGCATCATGGGCCGCTGTACTCGAAG AGGAGATGGAGGAAGGACCTGAGGAGCCTGAGTCCCGTCTCAGCTGGCTCCCCACGTCGCTACGAAAACCTCTAGTCACAG AGTCAGACTCCAAAGCGGATGCTTACGTGGAAGGGAAGGACCAACTTGGGGGTTGGTTTCAGTCGTCACTTCTCACCAGCGTAGCAGTCAAGAACAAGGCACCTTATAA GTCTCTGGTGGTCCATGGCTTTGCGATCAGTGAGAAGGGAGAGAAAATGTCCAAGTCTCTGGGAAACGTTGTGGATCCTGATGAAGTTATCAACGGATCCAAG GACGGCAGTGTACCGGCTTACGGGGCAGATGTGCTTCGTTGGTGGGTGGCAGAATCAAACGTCTTCTCTGAGGTCCAGATTGGGCCAACTGCCCTGAACTCAGCCCGGGACAGCATCAGTAAG TTGAGAAACACTCTCCGGTTCCTGCTTGGAAACCTGCAGGGCTTCGACCCCCAAGTTCAAGCTGTGGACCCCCAACAGATGTACTACATTGATCAGTACATGCTGCACCTGCTCCGCGAGTACAGCATGAAG gtgaCAGATGCTTACAGTGAGTTTGATGCTGGCAGAGTCGTTCGTATCCTCCAAGCCTTCATCACCAGAGACCTCTCCAGCTTTTACTTCAGCATTGTTAAAGACAG GCTGTACTGTGATCCAGAGGACTCATTGGGAAGAAGATCGTGTCAAACTGCGTTAGAGGAAATTCTGGATGGTGTGACCCGATCCGTCGCTCCCATCCTGCCACATCTGGCAGAAGAGGTTTATCTGCACGCGCCAGGACACGCCA AAGAAgagactttatttaaaagtggGTGGATCAAAAGCAGCTCAGTGTGGCGACGACCAGGATTAGAGGAGGTTGTGGAAGGGGCTTGTGCCATCAGGGACTCCTTCCTGTCTTTGATTCATGGAAAAAACGCCAGCCAGTATGACCTCACGATCGCCATTGAACCTGGTCTTCTGTTTGAGCTCATGGAG TCCCTCCAAGAAGAGCCCACCTCCACCACTTCCCAGCTAGCAGAGCTAATGATGGCAGCACGGGTCAACCTGACCAGCGAACTGCCCCGGGATCTGCACCCAGACGCCCTGGTGAACCACGGAACCTTCCTTATTAACCTTGAAG gtgGTGTTATTCGTGAGGACAGCCCCTACAGTATTGCCGTGACGCCCACCTCTGCTGCTCGCTGCCCACGATGTCGCCGCCACACAGCAGAGTCCGCAGACTGCCTCTGCCCACGCTGCCAAACCATGATCTCACAGGCTCACTGA